The proteins below come from a single Oenanthe melanoleuca isolate GR-GAL-2019-014 chromosome Z, OMel1.0, whole genome shotgun sequence genomic window:
- the LOC130265396 gene encoding granzyme A-like, translating into MGACLPWYTLAAVILGVTHGGLCVDIIGGNEVEPHSRPFMVQIKGRGRTFCGGALIKENWVLTAAHCKVEKGKVILGAHSLKKREKEQQTLQIAKCIPYPCYDPNTKEGDIMLLQLQKRAKLNKAVRTISLPPSNDDPKPGTICTVAGWGRTANDPRKLPAALMEVNITVIKREICNDESHYNGKPIITESMICAGAKNGGKDSCNGDSGGPLICNGKLSGITSFGKEKKCGKADSPGVYTRLTKRYLDWIRKTIGGA; encoded by the exons ATGGGTGCTTGCCTCCCTTGGTACACCCTTGCTGCTGTCATTCTCGGGGTAACTCATGGAG GTTTGTGTGTGGATATCATTGGAGGAAATGAAGTAGAACCACACTCAAGACCATTTATGGTCCAAATcaagggaagaggaagaactTTCTGTGGAGGAGCTTTAATCAAGGAGAACTGGGTGTTAACAGCTGCACACTGTAAAGT GGAAAAAGGCAAAGTTATTCTTGGAGCTCATTCATTGAAAAAACGTGAAAAAGAACAGCAGACTCTTCAGATTGCAAAATGCATTCCTTATCCATGCTATGACCCCAATACGAAAGAAGGTGACATTATGCTGCTGCAG CTTCAGAAAAGAGCAAAGCTTAATAAAGCTGTGAGAACAatctccctgcctccctcaaATGATGACCCCAAGCCAGGAACAATTTGCACAGTAGCAGGATGGGGTAGAACTGCCAATGATCCACGCaagctccctgctgccctgatGGAAGTCAATATCACTGTCATCAAGAGGGAAATCTGCAACGATGAAAGTCATTATAATGGCAAACCCATCATTACAGAGAGCATGATATGTGCAGGGGCTAAGAATGGAGGAAAGGACTCATGTAAT GGAGATTCTGGTGGACCTTTAATATGTAATGGCAAGTTGAGTGGCATCACTTcatttgggaaggaaaagaaatgtggCAAGGCTGATAGCCCTGGTGTCTACACTCGACTCACAAAGAGATACCTTGACTGGATAAGGAAAACCATAGGGGGAGCCTAA
- the GPX8 gene encoding probable glutathione peroxidase 8 isoform X1 yields MDSLTTSCALKYSVPKARVFVVFLSMVLCTTILCLLQLRFFKPKIKDFYSFEVKDSRGRIISLEKYRGKATLVVNVASYCQYTDKNYLALQELHREFGPSHFTVLAFPCNQFGESEPSSSQEIESFARGNYGVTFPVFHKIKILGSEADPAFKFLIDSSKKEPRWNFWKYLVSPEGKVVKFWRPEEPIENIKPEVTSLIRQIIMKKREDL; encoded by the exons ATGGATTCTCTCACAACTAGTTGTGCTCTGAAATACTCAGTGCCCAAAGCCAGGGTCTTTGTTGTCTTCCTGTCAATGGTTTTGTGCACCACCattctctgcctgctgcaaCTCAGGTTTTTTAAACCTAAAAtcaaagatttttattcttttgaagTCAAGGATTCACGAGGAAGGATCATTTCCTTGGAGAAGTACAGAGGGAAA gcaaCTTTGGTTGTAAACGTGGCCAGTTACTGCCAATACACAGACAAAAATTACCTCGCGCTTcaagagctgcacagagagTTCGGTCCCTCCCACTTCACTGTGCTGGCGTTCCCCTGCAACCAGTTCGGAGAATCAGAGCCTAGCTCAAGCCAGGAAATAGAATCTTTTGCCAGAGGAAACTATGGAGTAacattccctgttttccacaAAATCAAGATCCTAGGATCAGAAGCAGATCCCGCCTTTAAATTTCTAATAG ATTCTTCAAAGAAAGAGCCTCGATGGAATTTCTGGAAGTACCTTGTCAGTCCTGAGGGTAAAGTTGTGAAATTCTGGAGACCCGAAGAGCCAATAGAAAATATCAAACCAGAAGTAACATCATTAATCAGGCAGATTATcatgaagaaaagagaagaccTCTGA
- the GPX8 gene encoding probable glutathione peroxidase 8 isoform X2 — protein sequence MDSLTTSCALKYSVPKARVFVVFLSMVLCTTILCLLQLRFFKPKIKDFYSFEVKDSRGRIISLEKYRGKILQRKSLDGISGSTLSVLRVKL from the exons ATGGATTCTCTCACAACTAGTTGTGCTCTGAAATACTCAGTGCCCAAAGCCAGGGTCTTTGTTGTCTTCCTGTCAATGGTTTTGTGCACCACCattctctgcctgctgcaaCTCAGGTTTTTTAAACCTAAAAtcaaagatttttattcttttgaagTCAAGGATTCACGAGGAAGGATCATTTCCTTGGAGAAGTACAGAGGGAAA ATTCTTCAAAGAAAGAGCCTCGATGGAATTTCTGGAAGTACCTTGTCAGTCCTGAGGGTAAAGTTGTGA
- the CDC20B gene encoding LOW QUALITY PROTEIN: cell division cycle protein 20 homolog B (The sequence of the model RefSeq protein was modified relative to this genomic sequence to represent the inferred CDS: inserted 2 bases in 2 codons; substituted 6 bases at 6 genomic stop codons): protein MKEESQASAKLQCLLFSVPALIQVYSSEQKRLFCTVSPVCSPFLGAFGRSRAQRSIRGCCSWARARQSQPSRRTGWAQLGRFGAGSVPVLGALSPGRRPLGADRRCAGHGRGAPAGTHRNTALPRETRPPAGIPETACGRESVPGECRCSPSPLPGPAVRSCSRLRRLPGQSTLQDSILCFSVYLHRSTGARPEEGFFSIKTVFPITPQMPKKLSTTKTALPSSHAATGLEERNNRRVETENPGLGNGITESSLPMVPEVGYSIAESGDVKVXENSSCVWKGCQEGTVNSSVYFKKDCDMSPSYKMESLQDGITHTASFSFPLELNMLGXSLKNLIAITVGPAVHIWNGXTLQALENIDLNSSSKHTPCLAWMKXGICLAIFTSDEEVQLXNTETRKRLRNTFGHLXLELIKPMLSFLLCSGSLLEFIPHCDVQLAQHHVVILCQNKQSICSLKLSLANLLLAIGSRSGILNILIEFLSYHNRSEDLGCTRRQGPSLSIALPSYRTTKGVAWAHHGQAGKLEFYEDIWDSVDYETRAKDAAFEVLGSYIALSVMTWCPWQSKVLATGGGMKDGILCVWHINCEKIIQSAITDLQISSLLWLHSELMMGQGLXGSQMKMWEYPMLVNSLELQGKYFSHKGRVLQITLSPYQRRLFSVAEDGMSCLXKEQWSGESMHSNKAFK from the exons ATGAAAGAAGAGTCTCAGGCATCAGCTAAGCTCCAGTGCTTGCT GTTTTCTGTGCCAGCGTTGATTCAGGTGTACTCATCTGAACAGAAGCGTTTGTTTTGCACTGTTTCCCCCGTCTGCTCGCCCTTCCTTGGCGCGTTCGGCCGGAGCCGCGCTCAGCGCAGCATCCgcggctgctgctcctgggcgAGGGCACGGCAGAGCCAACCCAGCCGAAGGACGGGCTGGGCCCAGCTCGGCCGGTTCGGTGCCGGTTCGGTGCCGGTGCTCGGTGCGCTGTCTCCGGGCAGGCGGCCGCTCGGAGCGGACCGGCGCTGCGCTGGGCACGGCCGGGGGGCTCCGGCCGGCACGCACAGAAACACGGCCCTGCCGAGGGAAACCCGGCCTCCCGCAGGGATTCCCGAAACTGCCTGCGGCAGGGAATCTGTGCCAGGTGAGTGTCGGTGTTCCCCGTCTCCCCTGCCGGGTCCGGCGGTGCGGAGCTGCAGCCGCCTGCGCAGGCTGCCCGGGCAGAGCACGCTCCAGGACAGcatcctctgcttttctgtttatttacaCCGAAGTACTGGAGCAAGGCCAGAGGAGG gatttttttccattaaaactgTTTTCCCAATAACACCTCAGATGCCTAAGAAACTCTCCACCACAAAAACTGCTCTACCTAGCAGTCATGCTGCAACAGGTTTGGAAGAAAGGAATAACAGGAGAGTTGAAACAGAAAA CCCTGGTTTAGGTAATGGGATAACGGAGTCCAGT CTTCCAATGGTCCCAGAGGTTGGATATAGCATTGCAGAAAGTGGTGATGTGAAAGTCTGAGAAAATTCTAGCTGTGTCTGGAA AGGATGTCAAGAGGGG ACTGTGAATTCTTCAGTGTATTTCAAGAAGGATTGTGATATGTCCCCTTCATATAAAATGGAATCACTTCAGGATGGAATCACTCATACAGCTTCCTTCAG ctttcctCTAGAGCTAAACATGCTGGGCTAGAGCCTTAAGAATCTCATTGCTATCACTGTAGGACCTGCTGTACACATCTGGAATGGATGAACTCTTCAAGCCCTTGAAAACATTGATTTGAATTCCAGTTCCAAACACACTCCATGTCTGGCTTGGATGA AAGGAATATGCCTTGCAATTTTCACCAGTGATGAGGAAGTGCAA TTGTGAAACACTGAAACCAGAAAGAGGCTGAGAAATACGTTTGGCCACCTGTAATTGGAACT CATTAAACCCATGCTgtcttttctcctctgcagtgGTTCACTACTAGAATTTATCCCTCACTGTGATGTTCAGCTTGCTCAGCACCATGTTGTGATTCTTtgtcaaaacaaacaaagcattTGCAGCCTGAAATTGTCACTAGCCAACTTGTTGCTGGCAATTGGGTCTAGGAGTGGTATATTGAATATCCTTATTGAATTCCTTTCTTA CCACAACCGCTCGGAAGATCTCGGGTGTACGAGGAGGCagggcccctccctctccatAGCGTTGCCAAGTTACAGAACCACAAAGGGAGTGGCGTGGGCACACCATG GGCAAGCAGGGAAGCTGGAGTTTTATGAGGATATATGGGACAGTGTAGACTATGAAACAAGGGCAAAGGACGCAGCATTTGAAGTTTTGGGATCCTACATTGCCCTGAGT gTTATGACCTGGTGTCCTTGGCAGTCAAAAGTCCTTGCTACAGGAGGTGGAATGAAAGATGGGATTTTGTGTGTCTGGCACATAAATTGTGAGAAAATCATCCAAAGTGCAATTACAGATTTGCAG ATTTCTTCCTTGCTCTGGTTACACAGTGAACTGATGATGGGACAAGGTC CTGGAAGTCAGATGAAAATGTGGGAGTATCCCATGCTTGTCAATTCATTAGAActccaaggaaaatatttca GTCACAAAGGGAGAGTCTTGCAAATAACCCTGAGCCCATATCAGAGAAGGCTCTTTTCTGTTGCAGAGGATGGGATGTCTTGTCTGTGAAAAGAACAATGGTCTGGGGAGAGCATGCACAGCAACAAAGCTTTTAAATAA